From Caminibacter mediatlanticus TB-2, the proteins below share one genomic window:
- the dnaG gene encoding DNA primase → MISKESIENLKSIIDIVDVISNYIELKKTGSNYKALCPFHSEKTPSFVVSPAKQIYHCFGCGASGDAIKFIMEIEKLSYKEAIEKLATMYNFKLTYTSNNNFLSIDLLEKVNNFYKGELYKQKEAYEYLKQRGLFDSTIEKFELGYAPESAKQLKFFKDANLNKKELINLGVLVENGDYPRLIQRITFPIFSQSGKIIAFGGRTITNHPAKYINFTNTKIFNKSKTFYGLNFAREHILRQKEAIIVEGYMDVIMLHQAGIENSIATLGTALTKEHLPILKKINPKVKIAYDSDLAGINAAIKASKLLFSDFFDGGVVLFPENLDPADVVKSGGEINKFFENEIPFSDFIIDFTIKKYNIKNVLEKKKAIDEFKEYIASLPEILKEDFSIKVSQRLQISPNMLKAKSKHTISHTQNINLNKKIDVAEASIIKTLYENKEWMDNIVEYLSPEMFNTHKEELQLVYQEDFENPKLLDIVLRDDIMTLDYDTLKKQIIRLLIPYYRNKLIQIRFDNSINSDEKAHLMKIINYKLKELKKGKLVESTLTF, encoded by the coding sequence ATGATAAGTAAAGAATCTATTGAAAATTTAAAAAGTATTATTGATATTGTTGATGTTATTAGTAATTATATCGAATTAAAAAAAACTGGAAGTAATTATAAAGCATTATGTCCTTTTCATAGTGAAAAAACTCCATCATTTGTAGTCTCACCTGCAAAACAAATTTATCACTGTTTTGGATGTGGTGCAAGTGGAGATGCTATTAAATTTATAATGGAAATTGAAAAACTTTCATATAAAGAAGCTATTGAAAAATTAGCCACAATGTATAATTTTAAATTAACTTATACATCAAATAATAATTTTTTATCCATTGATTTATTAGAAAAAGTTAATAACTTTTATAAAGGCGAACTTTATAAACAAAAAGAAGCCTATGAGTACCTTAAACAAAGGGGCCTGTTTGATTCAACAATAGAAAAATTTGAACTTGGATATGCACCTGAGAGCGCTAAACAATTAAAATTTTTTAAAGATGCAAATTTAAATAAAAAAGAACTAATTAATCTTGGAGTATTAGTAGAAAATGGAGATTATCCAAGATTAATTCAAAGAATAACCTTTCCTATATTTTCTCAAAGTGGAAAAATTATTGCATTTGGCGGAAGAACAATTACAAATCATCCAGCAAAATATATAAATTTTACTAATACTAAAATTTTTAATAAGTCTAAAACATTTTATGGACTAAACTTTGCAAGAGAACATATTTTAAGACAAAAAGAAGCAATAATAGTAGAAGGATATATGGATGTTATAATGCTACATCAAGCAGGAATTGAAAATTCTATTGCAACTCTTGGTACAGCCCTAACAAAAGAACATCTACCAATATTAAAAAAAATAAATCCAAAAGTAAAAATCGCATATGACTCTGATTTAGCTGGAATTAATGCTGCAATTAAAGCATCAAAACTATTATTTAGTGATTTTTTTGATGGAGGAGTTGTATTATTCCCTGAAAACCTTGACCCTGCTGATGTTGTTAAAAGTGGAGGTGAAATTAATAAATTTTTTGAAAATGAAATTCCTTTTAGTGATTTTATAATTGATTTTACAATAAAAAAATATAATATAAAAAATGTTTTAGAAAAGAAAAAAGCAATTGATGAGTTTAAAGAATATATTGCAAGTTTACCTGAAATATTAAAAGAAGATTTTTCTATAAAAGTTTCACAAAGACTACAAATATCCCCTAATATGTTAAAAGCAAAGTCAAAACACACTATCTCTCATACTCAAAATATTAATTTAAATAAAAAAATAGATGTTGCAGAAGCAAGCATTATTAAAACATTATATGAAAATAAAGAATGGATGGATAATATTGTAGAATATTTATCTCCTGAAATGTTTAATACACATAAAGAAGAGTTACAATTAGTATATCAAGAAGATTTTGAAAATCCAAAACTACTTGATATTGTATTAAGAGATGATATAATGACCTTAGATTATGATACATTAAAAAAACAGATTATTAGATTATTAATTCCATATTATCGAAATAAATTAATTCAAATTAGATTTGATAATTCAATAAATAGCGATGAAAAAGCACATTTAATGAAAATAATAAATTACAAATTAAAAGAACTAAAAAAAGGAAAGTTAGTTGAAAGCACTCTCACTTTTTAG
- the mrdA gene encoding penicillin-binding protein 2, translated as MRTNIVIIVIFLFFSVIIYRVYNLSIVSYQEYNKLSQKNMTKTIPIPPVRGIIYDRDNNPVALNELRFNLTIKPHLKENELNQTLQNIIALIPDSNLSKMYQEYKKNNSPYNNKNIPILTYLPEDLVYKIEPILSQDGNIRFEPTYLRKYPYKFYLSNVLGYVSKANKKDLQRNKVITYTQISGKRGVERYYDNILQGSLGEKKVIVNARNKILKVLDIKEPISHKIILSIDTKLQKFIYDLLESENKKGAVVVMRTNGEILALVSVPSYDNNLFVKGISYKKWNELSHNIYNPLLNKPVSGLYPPGSTVKPAEALIAIASGKWNPWQKIFCGPYVEIGNRKFRDWKLGGHGPTDVFKAIKRSVDVYFYKIGLKLGIDYIAENLKKMGFGKKTGIDLPNEKKGIVPNKEWKAKKYHQPWFIGETLNAVIGQGYFLATPIQVAVNTALIASGKLPKPFVVKQIDNNVTKPIIKDVLNYKEKKNLWMIRKGMWEVCNSPGGTATRHINTKITIAGKTGTAQVYSIPQEVKKRKREDELKYFHRSHAWLTTYGPYKNPQFVVTVLIEHGGHGGSAAGGIVSKIYNYLVDNGYIK; from the coding sequence GTGCGAACCAATATCGTTATAATTGTAATTTTTCTATTTTTTTCAGTAATTATTTATAGAGTTTATAATCTTAGTATAGTTTCTTATCAAGAATATAATAAACTGTCACAAAAAAATATGACAAAAACTATACCAATTCCTCCTGTTAGAGGAATAATTTATGATAGAGACAATAATCCTGTGGCATTAAATGAACTAAGATTTAACCTTACAATAAAACCTCATTTGAAAGAAAATGAATTAAATCAAACATTACAAAATATTATTGCTTTGATACCTGATAGTAATTTAAGTAAAATGTATCAAGAATATAAAAAAAATAATTCACCTTATAATAATAAAAACATACCAATTCTTACGTATTTACCTGAGGATTTAGTCTATAAAATAGAACCTATCCTCTCTCAAGATGGGAATATAAGGTTTGAGCCAACTTATCTTAGAAAATATCCATATAAGTTTTATTTATCAAATGTTTTAGGATATGTTTCAAAAGCAAATAAAAAAGATTTACAACGAAATAAAGTTATTACTTATACTCAAATATCTGGTAAAAGAGGAGTAGAGAGATATTATGATAATATTTTGCAGGGAAGTTTAGGGGAAAAAAAAGTAATTGTTAATGCAAGAAATAAAATATTAAAAGTTTTAGATATTAAAGAACCAATTTCTCACAAAATAATTTTAAGTATAGATACTAAACTTCAAAAATTTATATATGACTTGCTTGAGAGTGAAAATAAAAAAGGTGCAGTGGTAGTCATGAGAACTAATGGCGAAATTTTAGCATTAGTTAGTGTTCCAAGTTATGATAATAATTTGTTTGTAAAAGGAATTTCTTATAAAAAATGGAATGAACTATCACATAATATATATAATCCTTTATTAAATAAGCCTGTAAGCGGTCTTTATCCACCAGGCTCTACTGTAAAGCCTGCTGAAGCATTAATTGCTATTGCAAGTGGCAAATGGAATCCTTGGCAAAAAATTTTTTGTGGTCCATATGTTGAGATTGGAAATAGAAAATTTAGAGATTGGAAGTTAGGTGGGCATGGTCCAACTGATGTGTTTAAAGCAATTAAAAGAAGTGTTGATGTCTATTTTTATAAAATAGGACTTAAACTTGGAATTGATTATATTGCTGAGAATTTAAAAAAGATGGGATTTGGTAAAAAAACAGGAATTGACCTGCCAAATGAAAAAAAAGGAATTGTTCCAAATAAAGAGTGGAAAGCAAAAAAGTATCATCAACCTTGGTTTATAGGAGAGACATTAAATGCTGTAATAGGGCAAGGATATTTTTTAGCAACTCCTATTCAAGTTGCAGTAAATACTGCTTTAATTGCTTCTGGTAAATTGCCTAAACCTTTTGTAGTTAAACAAATAGATAATAATGTAACTAAGCCAATTATAAAAGATGTATTAAATTATAAAGAAAAGAAAAATTTATGGATGATAAGAAAAGGAATGTGGGAAGTTTGTAATTCACCAGGAGGTACTGCAACAAGGCATATTAATACTAAAATAACTATCGCAGGAAAAACAGGAACAGCTCAGGTTTATTCAATACCACAAGAAGTTAAAAAGAGAAAAAGAGAAGATGAACTTAAATACTTTCATCGCTCCCACGCTTGGCTTACCACATATGGACCGTATAAAAATCCTCAATTTGTTGTAACAGTTTTAATTGAACATGGAGGTCATGGAGGAAGTGCAGCTGGGGGAATTGTTAGTAAAATTTATAATTATTTAGTTGATAATGGTTATATTAAATAA
- the ppsA gene encoding phosphoenolpyruvate synthase, whose amino-acid sequence MKYIKWFKEIGIKDVNAVGGKNASLGEMYNNLTPLGVNVPNGFAVTATAYKHYLDYNNLWDKLSDLFKDFNPDDIEELKAVGKAARSMIMDGEIPDDLKDEIFKGYKELKKEYGKDVSLAVRSSATAEDSPTASFAGQNETYLNIKGEENLLLAYKMCLASNFTDRSISYKYTHNFDPLKVYLSVVIMKMVRSDLASSGVMFSIDTESGFRDVVFINAAYGLGENVVQGTINPDAFYVHKPTYKKGYKAVLKRKKGDKELMMVFSEKLERANLAEQFTKNIKTPIEKKMKFAITDEEVLTLANWAMLIEDHYTNVRGTYTPMDMEWAKDGVDGKLYMVQARPETVHSQEKLTDFEIYRLLEKSKVLLTGSAVGEKIGAGRVKILKSMAEADKFNDGDVLVAHTTSPDWEPVMKKASAIITQTGGRTCHAAIVSRELGKPAVVGAKDAMKILKEEEEVTVSCAEGEIGKVYEGILKYKVEKVDISKLPRPKTKIMMNLGNPELAFSLAKLPVDGIGLARMEFIINNYIKAHPMAIKHPEMLSESEKALIDKLSFPYDGDAEDFFVKTLSEGVATIASSVYPKKCIVRMSDFKSNEYANLLGGRHFEPIEDNPMIGFRGAARYTHPAYKEGFELECKAMKRAIKDMGFENIVLMIPFCRRIDEAKRVKNALIQNGLSDVEVYMMCEIPSNVILIDEFLEIYDGISIGTNDLTQLTLGVDRDSEIVAFDYSEMDEAVKRMVKMAVEGAKRNNKYSGLCGQAPSDYPEFAEFLVKIGIESMSLNPDSVLKIIKDIAEMENNSNLKGK is encoded by the coding sequence ATGAAATATATAAAATGGTTTAAAGAAATTGGAATTAAAGATGTTAATGCAGTTGGTGGAAAAAATGCAAGTTTAGGTGAGATGTATAATAATTTAACTCCTCTTGGAGTTAACGTTCCAAATGGATTTGCAGTAACTGCAACAGCTTATAAACATTATCTTGATTATAATAATTTATGGGATAAACTCTCTGATTTATTTAAAGATTTCAATCCTGATGATATTGAGGAGTTAAAAGCCGTAGGAAAAGCTGCAAGAAGTATGATTATGGATGGAGAAATTCCTGATGATTTAAAAGATGAGATTTTCAAAGGTTATAAAGAATTAAAAAAAGAGTATGGTAAAGATGTTAGTTTAGCGGTTAGAAGTTCTGCTACTGCTGAGGATTCTCCTACTGCTTCATTTGCTGGGCAAAATGAAACATATTTAAACATAAAAGGTGAAGAAAATTTACTCCTTGCATATAAAATGTGTCTTGCAAGTAATTTTACTGATAGAAGTATAAGCTATAAATATACTCATAATTTTGACCCACTAAAAGTTTATCTATCAGTAGTTATTATGAAAATGGTAAGAAGCGATTTAGCAAGTAGCGGTGTAATGTTTAGTATTGATACAGAAAGTGGTTTTAGAGATGTAGTATTTATAAATGCTGCGTATGGTCTTGGAGAAAATGTAGTCCAAGGGACAATAAATCCAGATGCATTTTATGTCCATAAGCCTACCTATAAAAAAGGATACAAAGCTGTTTTAAAGAGAAAAAAAGGTGATAAAGAATTAATGATGGTGTTTAGTGAAAAACTTGAAAGGGCAAATTTAGCTGAACAATTTACAAAAAATATAAAAACACCAATTGAAAAGAAAATGAAATTTGCAATAACTGATGAAGAAGTATTAACACTTGCTAATTGGGCAATGCTTATTGAAGACCATTATACAAATGTAAGAGGTACATATACTCCAATGGATATGGAATGGGCAAAAGATGGGGTTGATGGAAAATTATATATGGTACAAGCAAGACCTGAGACTGTACATTCGCAAGAAAAGCTAACAGATTTTGAAATTTATAGACTTCTTGAAAAAAGCAAAGTATTACTTACAGGAAGCGCAGTTGGAGAAAAAATTGGAGCTGGAAGGGTTAAAATCCTAAAATCTATGGCAGAGGCTGATAAATTTAATGATGGTGATGTTTTAGTAGCACATACTACTTCTCCTGATTGGGAACCTGTTATGAAAAAAGCAAGTGCTATTATTACCCAAACAGGTGGTAGGACATGTCATGCTGCAATAGTATCTCGTGAGCTTGGAAAACCAGCAGTTGTTGGTGCAAAAGATGCTATGAAAATTTTAAAAGAAGAAGAGGAAGTTACCGTTAGCTGTGCTGAGGGAGAAATTGGAAAAGTTTATGAAGGAATATTGAAATATAAAGTAGAAAAAGTAGATATCTCAAAACTTCCTCGTCCTAAAACAAAAATAATGATGAATCTTGGAAATCCAGAACTTGCATTTAGTTTAGCAAAACTACCAGTTGATGGAATTGGTTTAGCCAGAATGGAATTTATTATTAATAACTATATAAAAGCTCATCCAATGGCAATTAAACATCCTGAAATGCTAAGTGAGAGTGAAAAGGCTTTAATAGATAAACTTTCTTTCCCATATGATGGTGATGCAGAAGACTTTTTTGTAAAAACACTTAGTGAAGGAGTTGCAACAATTGCAAGCAGTGTATATCCAAAAAAATGTATTGTAAGAATGAGTGACTTTAAATCGAATGAATATGCAAATTTACTTGGAGGAAGACATTTTGAACCAATTGAAGATAATCCAATGATAGGATTTAGAGGTGCGGCAAGATATACACATCCAGCTTATAAAGAAGGATTTGAGCTTGAATGCAAAGCTATGAAAAGAGCTATAAAAGATATGGGATTTGAAAATATTGTTTTAATGATTCCTTTTTGTAGAAGAATTGATGAAGCAAAAAGAGTTAAAAATGCCCTAATTCAAAATGGTCTTAGTGATGTAGAAGTTTACATGATGTGTGAAATACCAAGCAATGTTATTTTAATTGATGAATTTTTAGAAATTTATGATGGAATAAGTATTGGAACTAATGATTTAACTCAACTGACACTTGGAGTTGATAGAGATAGTGAAATTGTAGCTTTTGATTATTCAGAAATGGATGAAGCTGTAAAAAGAATGGTTAAAATGGCAGTTGAAGGAGCTAAAAGAAACAATAAATACAGTGGTCTTTGCGGACAAGCACCAAGCGATTATCCAGAATTTGCTGAGTTTCTCGTAAAGATTGGAATAGAAAGTATGAGTTTAAATCCTGATAGTGTTTTAAAAATTATAAAAGATATTGCTGAGATGGAAAATAATAGTAACTTAAAAGGTAAATAA
- a CDS encoding N-acetyltransferase translates to MKIIKPTLREIIDIKTVLKPYVDEGIILNRSDDEIATNIRSYQIVYDKKRPIGVGALHIYSPYLGEIRSLAVNKEYQLKGIGKELVRNLLKEAKELGLKEVLVLTYKKEFFEKLGFVEIQKEAVPDKKIWADCIKCKFFPSCNEIALITYL, encoded by the coding sequence ATGAAAATAATCAAACCAACTCTTAGAGAAATTATAGATATAAAAACAGTATTAAAACCTTATGTTGATGAAGGGATAATTTTAAATAGAAGTGATGATGAGATAGCAACTAATATTCGCTCATATCAAATAGTGTATGATAAAAAAAGACCAATAGGAGTTGGTGCTTTACATATATATTCTCCATATTTAGGAGAAATTCGCTCCTTAGCAGTAAATAAAGAATATCAATTAAAAGGAATAGGAAAAGAGTTAGTAAGAAATCTTTTAAAAGAAGCAAAAGAATTAGGATTAAAAGAAGTTTTAGTTTTAACATATAAAAAAGAGTTTTTTGAAAAATTAGGTTTTGTAGAAATTCAAAAAGAAGCAGTACCTGATAAAAAAATATGGGCGGATTGTATAAAATGCAAATTTTTTCCAAGTTGCAACGAAATAGCACTTATTACATATTTATAA
- a CDS encoding argininosuccinate synthase domain-containing protein, translating to MKALSLFSGGLDSLLAIKLIQDQGIEVEGLYINIGFESNKEKIKYLQEVANKHNFKLTVIDARDEYIKKILFNPVYGYGKNFNPCIDCHAFMIRKAKEYMKKSNAKFIISGEVVGQRPMSQRLPALNAVNKLSEANGLILRPLSAKLLPPTIPEIKGWVDREKLLDISGRDRKRQLALAKKYNLEDFESPSGGCLLTDINFAKRLKDYHKYLELTPNEIDILKAGRHFNIEGYKIIISRNKDENEVLKNYSGKIFLKMFIDKPGPIGLIQKNTPENIKQIAADMMVSYTKFDEADIKIDNKIYKGYKKDKKEFAKFLII from the coding sequence TTGAAAGCACTCTCACTTTTTAGCGGTGGTCTTGATAGCTTACTTGCAATTAAATTAATTCAAGACCAAGGAATTGAAGTAGAAGGATTGTATATAAATATAGGATTTGAATCAAATAAAGAAAAAATAAAATACCTTCAAGAAGTAGCAAATAAACACAATTTTAAATTAACTGTTATAGATGCAAGAGATGAATATATAAAAAAAATACTTTTTAATCCTGTTTATGGATATGGAAAAAATTTTAATCCATGTATTGATTGTCACGCTTTTATGATAAGAAAAGCAAAAGAGTATATGAAAAAAAGTAATGCTAAATTTATAATAAGTGGAGAAGTTGTTGGACAAAGACCAATGAGCCAAAGGCTTCCAGCATTAAATGCTGTAAATAAATTAAGTGAAGCAAATGGTCTAATTTTAAGACCACTGAGTGCAAAACTACTTCCTCCTACAATTCCTGAAATAAAAGGATGGGTAGATAGAGAAAAACTTCTTGATATTAGCGGAAGAGATAGAAAAAGACAATTAGCCCTTGCTAAAAAATATAATTTAGAAGACTTTGAATCTCCAAGTGGAGGATGTCTGCTTACAGATATCAATTTTGCAAAAAGACTAAAAGATTATCATAAATATTTAGAATTAACTCCTAATGAAATAGACATTTTAAAAGCTGGAAGACATTTTAACATTGAAGGATATAAAATTATTATTTCAAGAAATAAAGATGAAAATGAAGTATTAAAAAATTATTCTGGTAAAATCTTTTTAAAAATGTTTATTGATAAGCCAGGCCCTATTGGATTAATTCAAAAAAATACTCCTGAAAATATAAAACAGATTGCTGCTGATATGATGGTTAGTTATACTAAATTTGATGAAGCTGATATAAAAATAGACAATAAAATATATAAAGGTTACAAAAAAGATAAAAAAGAATTTGCAAAATTTTTAATTATTTAA
- the purL gene encoding phosphoribosylformylglycinamidine synthase subunit PurL, which yields MAYEIDKSKLDEILAQHKLSKEDYEHIVKILGREPNLVELGIFSAMWSEHCSYKSSKIYLKGFPTEAPWVIQGPGENAGVIDIGGNMAAVFKMESHNHPSFIEPYQGAATGVGGILRDVFTMGARPVANLNAIRFAHIESNDEIAKLHKHLLSGVVAGIAGYGNCVGVPTIGGETAFEDSYKGNILVNAFSLGICKQDEIFYAKAEGVGNPVIYVGSKTGRDGLGGAVMSSDSFKEGDEDQRPTVQVGDPFTEKLLMEACLELFKTDYIVGIQDMGAAGLTSSSFEMASKSGSGLKMYLDKVPMREEGMNPYELMLSESQERMLICAKKGYEDKVIEIFKKYDLDAEVIGEVTDSGVVELYWHGEKVAEVPVGPITDEAPELCRPVKEPEYLKEIKNIEIPEIELQKAFEEMIKLPEVVDKAWIYEQYDSMVGTSTVDTKRVDGSVLWVKENNKFLGMSADCNARFCYINPRLGAAAAVMETGRNVAVKKITPKAITDCLNFGNPENPEIMWQFKEACEGIKEACRELNTPVVSGNVSLYNENEGEGVYPTPEIAMVGVGDSFRSSELKKEGNSIYILGETKSEFGGSLYLKTFANKVAGIHPKVDFKKELILWEVLQSDLIESAKDISTGGIAIAAYKWACISDKGLNLNIKVNDKKDIFSESLSRALVEIEPQNEEEFEKLCKEKGIYFEKIGSVGGEKIKINDVEIPLQKAKDIYFNTFPKIMSNAVEDLADELMER from the coding sequence ATGGCTTATGAGATTGATAAAAGTAAATTAGATGAAATTTTAGCTCAGCATAAATTAAGTAAAGAAGATTATGAACATATCGTGAAAATTTTAGGAAGAGAACCTAATTTAGTAGAACTTGGGATTTTTTCTGCAATGTGGAGTGAGCATTGTAGTTATAAATCAAGTAAGATTTATTTAAAAGGTTTTCCAACAGAGGCTCCTTGGGTTATTCAAGGACCAGGTGAGAATGCAGGAGTTATTGATATTGGCGGTAACATGGCAGCTGTTTTTAAAATGGAGAGTCATAATCATCCAAGTTTTATTGAACCATATCAAGGTGCTGCAACAGGAGTTGGAGGAATTTTGAGAGATGTTTTTACAATGGGAGCAAGACCAGTTGCTAATTTAAATGCAATTAGATTTGCTCATATTGAAAGTAATGATGAAATAGCAAAACTTCATAAACATTTATTAAGCGGAGTTGTAGCTGGTATTGCTGGATATGGAAACTGTGTTGGTGTACCTACCATTGGAGGAGAGACTGCATTTGAAGATAGTTATAAAGGAAATATTTTAGTTAATGCTTTTTCTCTTGGAATTTGTAAGCAAGACGAGATTTTTTACGCTAAGGCTGAGGGAGTTGGAAATCCTGTAATTTATGTGGGAAGTAAAACAGGAAGAGATGGTTTAGGTGGTGCTGTTATGAGTAGTGATAGTTTTAAAGAAGGAGATGAAGACCAAAGACCAACAGTCCAAGTAGGAGACCCATTTACTGAAAAACTATTAATGGAAGCGTGTTTAGAGTTATTTAAAACTGACTATATTGTTGGAATTCAAGATATGGGAGCAGCTGGGCTTACTTCTTCATCATTTGAGATGGCAAGTAAAAGTGGAAGTGGGCTAAAAATGTATCTTGATAAAGTGCCTATGAGGGAAGAAGGTATGAATCCATATGAGCTTATGCTTAGTGAAAGTCAAGAGAGAATGCTTATTTGTGCTAAAAAAGGATATGAAGATAAAGTAATTGAGATATTTAAAAAATATGACCTTGATGCTGAGGTAATTGGAGAAGTTACTGATAGTGGTGTAGTTGAATTATATTGGCATGGAGAGAAAGTAGCAGAAGTACCAGTAGGTCCAATTACTGATGAAGCACCAGAGCTATGTCGCCCTGTAAAAGAGCCTGAATATCTAAAAGAGATTAAAAATATTGAAATTCCAGAAATAGAACTTCAAAAAGCATTTGAAGAGATGATAAAATTGCCAGAAGTTGTAGATAAAGCTTGGATTTATGAACAATATGATTCAATGGTTGGGACTTCAACTGTTGATACAAAAAGAGTTGATGGAAGTGTTTTATGGGTTAAAGAAAATAATAAATTCTTAGGTATGAGTGCTGATTGTAATGCCAGATTTTGTTATATAAATCCTCGTCTTGGAGCTGCTGCTGCTGTAATGGAGACAGGTAGAAATGTTGCAGTTAAAAAAATAACTCCAAAAGCAATTACAGATTGTCTAAATTTTGGAAACCCAGAAAATCCAGAGATAATGTGGCAGTTTAAAGAAGCGTGTGAGGGGATAAAAGAAGCTTGTAGAGAACTTAACACTCCTGTTGTTAGTGGAAATGTTTCACTTTATAATGAGAATGAAGGAGAAGGGGTATATCCTACACCTGAAATTGCAATGGTTGGAGTAGGGGATAGTTTTAGAAGTAGCGAGCTTAAAAAAGAAGGAAATAGCATTTATATTTTAGGAGAGACAAAGTCTGAATTTGGCGGAAGTTTATATTTAAAAACATTTGCTAATAAAGTAGCTGGTATTCATCCAAAAGTTGATTTTAAAAAAGAATTAATTCTTTGGGAAGTTTTACAAAGTGATTTGATTGAGAGTGCAAAAGATATCTCAACTGGTGGAATTGCAATTGCTGCATATAAATGGGCTTGTATTAGTGATAAAGGTCTTAATTTAAATATAAAAGTGAATGATAAAAAAGATATCTTTTCTGAGAGTTTAAGTAGGGCATTAGTTGAGATTGAACCTCAAAATGAAGAAGAATTTGAAAAATTATGTAAAGAAAAAGGTATTTATTTTGAAAAAATCGGAAGTGTAGGTGGAGAAAAAATAAAAATTAATGATGTTGAAATTCCATTACAAAAAGCAAAAGATATCTACTTTAATACATTTCCTAAAATTATGAGTAATGCAGTTGAAGATTTAGCAGATGAATTAATGGAGAGATAA
- a CDS encoding MBL fold metallo-hydrolase RNA specificity domain-containing protein, with translation MKQAYEQSFGAAKVVTGSAHILDTGKSKILIDCGMFQGVNEHLNYAPLGFDPREIEALIITHGHLDHVGRIPLLYKYGFRGKVFAHPATFDIAKIVLLDSAKLQEEEYQTRYKKAQRRGKEKFVKKPLYTRDEVKKIFKQMNKKYIDYNKKYKITKDIKATFKDAGHILGSSFVEIEFENFGIPKNIVFSGDLGNKNNDILPKPQKGKIADALFIESTYGDRNHKSFEESKVEFKKTIVETLLSGGNVIIPTFAIERAQQILCILKEMSIEGSLPKDAKVILDSPMANKVTAVYRKWNKLLRKNCQKYKHHPFEFPQLNLIKDVEESKKINNIIRGAVIIAGSGMCNGGRILHHLKHRIWNPKNTILFVGYQAKGTLGRDIIDGAKFIKIFHEEIIVRAKIVTINGFSAHADQKELLEWMSEFKKLDRIFLIHGEYDKQIVFKSVIKNFFNKKAHIVNLGEKIYL, from the coding sequence ATGAAACAAGCATATGAACAAAGCTTTGGAGCTGCAAAAGTTGTAACAGGTTCAGCTCATATTCTTGATACAGGAAAAAGCAAAATTTTAATTGATTGTGGAATGTTTCAAGGAGTTAATGAACATTTAAATTACGCTCCTCTTGGATTTGACCCAAGAGAGATAGAAGCACTAATTATCACCCATGGTCATCTTGACCATGTTGGTAGAATTCCTCTGCTTTACAAATATGGATTTAGAGGAAAAGTTTTTGCACATCCTGCAACATTTGATATTGCCAAAATTGTTTTGCTCGATAGTGCAAAATTACAAGAAGAAGAATATCAAACAAGATATAAAAAAGCCCAAAGAAGAGGAAAAGAAAAATTTGTAAAAAAACCTCTTTATACAAGAGATGAAGTCAAAAAAATTTTTAAACAGATGAATAAAAAATATATTGATTACAATAAAAAATATAAAATAACAAAAGACATTAAAGCAACATTTAAAGATGCAGGCCATATTCTTGGAAGTAGTTTTGTAGAAATAGAGTTTGAAAATTTTGGCATACCAAAAAACATTGTATTTAGTGGGGATTTAGGAAATAAAAACAACGATATTTTACCAAAACCTCAAAAAGGCAAAATAGCTGATGCATTGTTTATTGAAAGTACGTATGGTGATAGAAATCATAAAAGTTTTGAAGAAAGTAAAGTTGAATTTAAAAAAACTATTGTTGAGACACTTCTTAGCGGAGGAAATGTAATAATTCCAACGTTTGCAATTGAAAGGGCTCAGCAAATTCTTTGTATTTTAAAAGAGATGAGTATTGAAGGGTCACTTCCAAAAGACGCAAAAGTAATTTTAGACTCTCCTATGGCAAATAAAGTTACTGCTGTTTATAGAAAATGGAATAAACTTCTTAGAAAGAATTGTCAAAAATATAAACACCATCCATTTGAATTTCCTCAATTAAATTTAATTAAAGATGTTGAAGAATCAAAAAAAATAAATAATATTATAAGAGGAGCAGTAATTATTGCAGGAAGTGGAATGTGTAATGGAGGAAGAATTCTACATCACTTAAAACACAGAATTTGGAATCCTAAAAATACAATTCTTTTTGTAGGATATCAAGCAAAAGGAACACTTGGAAGAGATATTATTGATGGAGCAAAATTTATAAAAATCTTTCATGAAGAAATTATTGTAAGAGCTAAAATTGTTACAATAAATGGATTTTCAGCTCATGCAGACCAAAAAGAATTACTTGAATGGATGAGCGAGTTTAAAAAACTTGATAGAATCTTTTTAATCCATGGAGAATATGATAAGCAGATTGTATTTAAATCAGTAATTAAAAATTTTTTTAATAAAAAAGCCCATATTGTAAATTTAGGAGAGAAAATCTACTTATAA